A window of Pararhodobacter sp. genomic DNA:
AGCGGCATGACCATTGCCTGGACCGGGTTCGCCAAGGGCAACGTCGCCGCCGCCGTCAAGATGACGGTCGTCGGGTTGATCCTAGGGTCTTTGGCCACGCCGTTTTATGTGCAATGGCTGATGGGCGCGACGATTCCGGTCGATCTGGTCGCGGTCCTGGTGCAGATCGCGCTGGTGGTCTTTCTGCCGATGCTGGCCGGTCAGGCGACGCGGCATGTTTTGATCGGTCGCTATGGTCCGCAGCGCTTTCGGGACGTCTGGGCACCGCGTTTTCCACCCTTGTCGACCTTGGGGGTTCTGGGAATCGTCTTTGTGGCAATCGCGTTGAAAGCGTCGGATCTGGTGACAAAGCCCGAGATGCTGCTGTCGATCATTGTGCCGCTGCTGGTGCTCTACGGTTTCAACTATGTGCTCAGCACCGTGGTCGGCAAGGTGTTGTTGCCGCGCGGCGAGGCCATCGCGCTGGTCTATGGCACCGTGATGCGGAACCTGTCGATTGCCCTGGCGCTGGCGATGAACGTCTTTGGCGAGGCGAGCGCTGACGCCGCGCTGTTGATCGCGATTGCCTATATCATTCAGGTCCAATCCGCCGCGTGGTATGTCAAGCTGGGCAACCGTATTTTCGGCCCGCCACCCGCCTGAGGACGGCGGGTTCGACATGGCTGTTGCGGCAAGGCCGGGCGGCGGTGTGGGCGCGGTTCACGCGCCCAGATCACACATCCACATCCTCGACGAAGCGCGCGTTTTCCTGAATATACTGGAAGCGCAGTTCGGGTTTCTTGCCCATCAAGCGCTCGACCAGATCGCTGGTTTCGCCGGGGAAATCCTCGTCGATACTCACCCGGATCAGCTTGCGGGTTTCGGGGTTCATGGTGGTGTCCTTGAGGTCCTTGGCGTCCATCTCGCCCAGGCCCTTGAAGCGCGAGACGTCGATCTTGCCCTTGCCGCCAAGGCCTTTAGCGAAATGTTCATCTTTTTCCGCTTCATCTAGACAATAGACCCGGCGCGCGCCCTGGGTCAGGCGGAACAGAGGAGGACAGGCCAGATAGAGATGCCCGTGGTCGATCATCGGCCGCATCTGGGTAAAGAAAAACGTCATCAAAAGTGCGGCGATATGCGCGCCGTCGACATCGGCGTCGGTCATGATGATGATCTTGTCATAGCGCAGATCATCGACGCGGAATTTGCTGCCCATGCCGACGCCAAGCGCCTGGCACAGATCGTTGATTTCGGCATTGGCCCCCATCTTGCCCGAGGCCGCGCCCAGCACGTTGAGGATCTTGCCGCGCAGGGGCAGCAGGGCTTGGGTCTTGCGGTCGCGGGCCATTTTGGCGGAGCCACCGGCCGAGTCGCCCTCGACGATGAACAATTCGGTGCCGGCGCGGTTGGTGGCCGAGCAATCGACCAGTTTGCCGGGCAGGCGCAGGCGTTTGGTGGCGGTCTTGCGGGCGGTTTCCTTTTCCTGACGGCGCTTGAGGCGTTCCTCGGCGCGCAGGATCAGGAAATCGAGGATCGCCCCGGCGGATTTGGTGTCGGCGGCGAGCCAGTTGTCGAAATGGTCGCGCACCGCCCCCTCGACCAGCCGCGCGGCCTCGGTGGTGGCAAGGCGGTCCTTGGTCTGGCCGACGAATTCGGGCTCGGCGATGAAACACGACACCAGCGCGCAACCGCCGGTCATCATGTCCTCGCGGGTGATCTGGCTGGCTTTGCGGTTGTTGGCGAGTTCGCCATAGGCGCGGATGCCCTTGAGGATGGCGGCCCAGAACCCGGCCTCGTGGGTGCCGCCCTCGGGCGTGGGCACGGTGTTGCAATAGCTTTGCACGAAGCCGTCGCGCATCGGTGTCCAGTTGATCGCCCATTCCACCGAGCCGGGGACGTTGAATTTTTCCTTGAATTCGACCTTTCCGGCAAAGGGTTTGTCGGCGTAGGTGACGTCGGTGCCCAGTTGCTCGTTGAGGTAATCCGCGAGGCCGCCGGGGAAGTGGAACACCGCCTCCATCGGCGTGTCGCCGTCCTCGATGGCGGATTTCCAGCGGATTTCGACGCCCGAGAACAGATACGCCTTGGAGCGCACCATTTTCAGCAGGCGCGAGGGGCGAAAGCGCAGAGAG
This region includes:
- a CDS encoding arsenic resistance protein, yielding MRILAAMTRNLTLAIPVTMLIGLLFGLMAPVDWLKSLIVPLTLLMVYPMMVNLNMRQMLDGGDTKAQVLAQTINFGIIPFFAFALGWLWFPDQPFLALGLLLAALLPTSGMTIAWTGFAKGNVAAAVKMTVVGLILGSLATPFYVQWLMGATIPVDLVAVLVQIALVVFLPMLAGQATRHVLIGRYGPQRFRDVWAPRFPPLSTLGVLGIVFVAIALKASDLVTKPEMLLSIIVPLLVLYGFNYVLSTVVGKVLLPRGEAIALVYGTVMRNLSIALALAMNVFGEASADAALLIAIAYIIQVQSAAWYVKLGNRIFGPPPA
- the parE gene encoding DNA topoisomerase IV subunit B; amino-acid sequence: MSDLLSGQPETYDASSIEVLEGLEPVRKRPGMYIGGTDERALHHLVAEVLDNSMDEAVAGHATRIEVELHADYSVTVRDNGRGIPIDPHPKFPDKSALEVILCTLHAGGKFSGKAYQTSGGLHGVGASVVNALSDHMRVEVARNRELFVQEFARGIPQGPVAKVGPAPNRRGTSVTFHADDQIFGSLRFRPSRLLKMVRSKAYLFSGVEIRWKSAIEDGDTPMEAVFHFPGGLADYLNEQLGTDVTYADKPFAGKVEFKEKFNVPGSVEWAINWTPMRDGFVQSYCNTVPTPEGGTHEAGFWAAILKGIRAYGELANNRKASQITREDMMTGGCALVSCFIAEPEFVGQTKDRLATTEAARLVEGAVRDHFDNWLAADTKSAGAILDFLILRAEERLKRRQEKETARKTATKRLRLPGKLVDCSATNRAGTELFIVEGDSAGGSAKMARDRKTQALLPLRGKILNVLGAASGKMGANAEINDLCQALGVGMGSKFRVDDLRYDKIIIMTDADVDGAHIAALLMTFFFTQMRPMIDHGHLYLACPPLFRLTQGARRVYCLDEAEKDEHFAKGLGGKGKIDVSRFKGLGEMDAKDLKDTTMNPETRKLIRVSIDEDFPGETSDLVERLMGKKPELRFQYIQENARFVEDVDV